CCGGCGGAGGTGGACGATGATCGGCGAACCGGCTGACCGGACCACCGTCCGGACGGCGGGCAGGCGGCGCGCGGCCGGCATCTACGGGGCGATCGTCACCGCGGCGATCCTGACCGCCGTCGGCGAGCAGCTGCCCACCGCGGCACTGGCGGTCGCCGTCGTGGTCACGCTCCTGGTCTACTGGTCCGCCGAGGAGTTCGCGGAGATCCTGGGGGAGCAGACCTCCGGCGGGAGGCTGCCGACCCGGGCCCAGGTGTGGGCGGAGCTGCGGGCCACCTGGCCGATGGTGACCGCCTCCTACGGTCCGCTCGCCGCGCTCCTGCTGGCCCGGCTGGCCGGCGCCACACCGCTCACGGCGGCGAACGTCGGGCTCGTGACCGCGGTGGTCCTCCTGGTCGCCCACGCCTGGTCGGCGGCGCGGGCGGCGCGGCTGCGCGGGGTTCCGCTCGTGGTGACGACCTGCGCGGCCGGACTGCTCGGGGTGGTCATGATCGTGCTGAAGAACCTGGTTCTGCTGCACCTGCACTGACCGGGACCCAGCCGTTCCCGGTGCGGCGGCGGAACGCGTCCACGGCGGAGGAGACGGTGGGGTAGAAATGGTCCGGATCCAGCGTGCGGGTCAGCTCGTAGCGGTCGATCTTGCGCCGCACCGGGTCCTTCAGCTCGGCGAGCACGAGGTGCGTGCCGAGTGCGTTGAGCTCGTCGTCGAGGTCCCGCAGCATGTCCGCCGCCGTGGTGTCCACATCGGTCACCGGCTCGGCGGCGACGACGATCCAGTGCGGCGCCGGGTCGCGAGCCGCGAGACGGCGCACCGCCTCCCGGAAGGTCTTGGCGTTGGCGAAGATCAGCGGCGCGTCGAACCGGAAGATGACCAGGCCGGCGGGCCGCCGCGCGTCCGGGTAGGACCGGACGTCGTGGTAGCCGGGCACCCCGTCGGCCTTGCCCAGTTCCGTCTGGTACGGCAGCCACGCGTGCCGGAACACGTTGAGGATCGACAGCACCACCGCGACCGCGATGCCGGGCAGCACGCCCAGCAGCGCGACGCCGAGCAGGGCCGCGGCCGACAGGAGGAACTCGGTCCGCCGTTGCCGCCAGAGCCGCACGGTGCCCCGGACGTCGGCGAGCGACAACGCCGCGGTGATCACGATCGCGGCGAGCACCGGCTGCGGCAGGTTCCGGAACAGGCCGGGCGCGACCAGGATCATGACCGTGATCAGGACGGCGCCGACGACGCCGGTCAGCTGGGTGCGCGCGCCGGCCTGCTGGGCGACCGCGGTGCGGGATCCGCTGGTGCTGACGGGGAACCCCTGGAACAGCCCGGCCGCCAGGTTCGCCACGCCGATGCCCGCCATCTCCCGGTTGCCGTGGACCTCCTGCCCGGTGCGGGCGGCGAACGCCGACGCCGTGGAGATCGTGTCGGCCAGCGAGACCAGCGCGATGCCCAGCGCCCCGGCGAACAGCGGAGCGAGGTCGGACAGGCCGACGTCCGGAATGGACAGCGGCGGGAATCCCTTCGGCAGCACGCCGACCAGGTCCACGCCGCGCGCGGCCAGGTCGAACAGCGGGACCGCGGCGATCGCCAGCACCACCACGACCAGCACGGCGGGGATCTTGGGCAGCCAGCGTTGCAGCACCAGGATCGCGGCGACGCCGCAGATCCCGACCGCGGCCGCGGCGCCGTTGACGTCGCCGCCGGATATCCCCCGCACCACGGCGCCGATCTCGGCGACGAGGCCGTCGGCGTCGACGCTGAACCCGCACAGCTTCGGCAGCTGCCCCACGACGATGGTGAGCGCGAGCCCGTTGAGGTAGCCGATCATCGTCGGCTTGGAGATGAGGTCCGCGATGAACCCCAGCTTGGCCACCGATGCGACGATCATGATGGCGGCGACCAGGATCGCGAGCATCGAGGCGAGCGCGACGGCACGCCCGGGGTCGCCGTCGGCCGCGACGAGCGGCAGGATCGTCGCGGCGATCATCGGCCCCAGCGAGGAATCCGGCCCCAGCACGAGGATCCGCGACGGCCCGAACACGGCGTACCCGAGCAGGCACAGGATCGACGTGTACAGCCCGGTGATGGCGGGCAGGCCGGCCAGTTCGGCGTACGCCATGCCCTGCGG
The window above is part of the Amycolatopsis thermoflava N1165 genome. Proteins encoded here:
- a CDS encoding SulP family inorganic anion transporter; the encoded protein is MSHWVPGLRQIRSYERRWLAKDLVAGVVLTTLLVPQGMAYAELAGLPAITGLYTSILCLLGYAVFGPSRILVLGPDSSLGPMIAATILPLVAADGDPGRAVALASMLAILVAAIMIVASVAKLGFIADLISKPTMIGYLNGLALTIVVGQLPKLCGFSVDADGLVAEIGAVVRGISGGDVNGAAAAVGICGVAAILVLQRWLPKIPAVLVVVVLAIAAVPLFDLAARGVDLVGVLPKGFPPLSIPDVGLSDLAPLFAGALGIALVSLADTISTASAFAARTGQEVHGNREMAGIGVANLAAGLFQGFPVSTSGSRTAVAQQAGARTQLTGVVGAVLITVMILVAPGLFRNLPQPVLAAIVITAALSLADVRGTVRLWRQRRTEFLLSAAALLGVALLGVLPGIAVAVVLSILNVFRHAWLPYQTELGKADGVPGYHDVRSYPDARRPAGLVIFRFDAPLIFANAKTFREAVRRLAARDPAPHWIVVAAEPVTDVDTTAADMLRDLDDELNALGTHLVLAELKDPVRRKIDRYELTRTLDPDHFYPTVSSAVDAFRRRTGNGWVPVSAGAAEPGSSARS